One Larus michahellis chromosome 20, bLarMic1.1, whole genome shotgun sequence genomic window carries:
- the GNLY gene encoding granulysin, whose amino-acid sequence MAAAFLLVLVAVGAAQAAVPEPCRGGPASWCQDMATAIQCHREQYCHDLWDSLALGDVAEGDMAEGDVSGPGRGKKCSLCTKILQQIKAMAGDDPDEAAVEKVLGKACRALGKRLSRVCKWLVKKYREEISEALQNGDQPEDTCAAIGVCKA is encoded by the exons CGGCGCAGGCTGCTGTCCCTGAGCCCTGCCGGGGTGGCCCCGCATCCTGGTGCCAGGACATGGCCACCGCCATCCAGTGCCACCGGGAGCAGTACTGCCACGATCTCTGGGACAGCCTGGCCCTG GGGGACGTGGCCGAAGGGGACATGGCCGAAGGGGACGTGTCGGGGCCAGGCAGAGGGAAGAAGTGCAGCCTGTGCACCAAAATCCTGCAGCAGATCAAGGCGATGGCGGGCGACGATCCTGACGAg GCGGCGGTGGAGAAGGTGTTGGGCAAGGCCTGCCGGGCGCTGGGCAAGCGGCTGAGCCGAGTCTGCAAGTGGCTGGTGAAGAAGTACCGGGAGGAGATCAGCGAGGCGCTGCAGAACGGAGACCAGCCCGAGGACACCTGCGCCGCCATCGGCGTCTGCAAGGCCTGA